In Polypterus senegalus isolate Bchr_013 chromosome 12, ASM1683550v1, whole genome shotgun sequence, the following are encoded in one genomic region:
- the colgalt1a gene encoding procollagen galactosyltransferase 1, which translates to MAPLERLVLVLSPLLLLVLYAPPSRCYFPEERWSPESPLLAPRVVLALICRNSAHSLPHVLGALDRLDYPKERTALWVATDHNVDNTTAVLREWLINVQKFYHYVEWRPQEEPRGFDDEVGPKHWTAERYEHVMKLRQAALTAAREMWADYILYMDCDNLLTDPEVLWKLMAEDKTIVAPMLESRAAYSNFWCGMTAQGYYKRTPAYMPMRKHERQGCFAVPMVHSTFLIDLRKEASQDLAFYPPHPDYTWSFDDIIVFAFSARMADVQMFLCNKETYGFFPVPLRAHSSLLDETESFLHTVLEVMVNQPPAEPSSFLSVAQKHPDKMAFDEVFMINLKRRTDRRERMLRTLYEQEIACKVVDAVDGRALNVSQIDAMGIHMLPGYQDPYHGRPLTRGELGCFLSHYNIWKEVVDRGLETSLVFEDDLRFEVFFKRRLQNLMYEVQTEGLDWDLIYIGRKRMQVDHPEKAVPNVHNLVEADYSYWTLAYAISLQGAQKLLKAEPLGKILPVDEFLPVMYNKHPVSDYMEHFETRDLLAFSAEPLLVYPTHYTGDSGYISDTETSTVWDNEGLKTDWDRTKSRKTQEQAELSSEAQNSDVLQSPLDSTARDEL; encoded by the exons ATGGCGCCCCTCGAGCGGCTCGTTCTCGTACTTTCGCCGCTGCTTCTGCTTGTTCTCTACGCCCCGCCATCCCGCTGCTACTTCCCAGAAGAGCGCTGGAGCCCCGAGTCGCCTCTGCTCGCTCCGCGGGTCGTCCTCGCCCTCATCTGCCGCAACTCGGCTCACTCGCTGCCCCACGTCCTGGGCGCCCTCGACCGGCTCGACTACCCCAAGGAGCGCACCGCCCTGTG GGTGGCCACCGACCACAATGTGGACAACACCACCGCCGTGCTGCGCGAGTGGCTCATCAACGTGCAGAAGTTCTACCATTACGTGGAGTGGAGGCCTCAGGAGGAGCCGAG AGGATTCGATGATGAGGTGGGCCCCAAGCACTGGACCGCCGAGCGCTATGAGCATGTGATGAAGCTGCGCCAGGCCGCCTTGACTGCTGCCAGGGAGATGTGGGCAGACTACATTCTG TACATGGACTGTGACAACCTGCTGACGGACCCCGAGGTCCTGTGGAAGCTCATGGCCGAGGACAAGACCATCGTGGCCCCCATGCTGGAGTCTCGAGCTGCCTATTCCAATTTTTGGTGTGGCATGACCGCTCAG GGTTATTACAAACGAACGCCAGCCTACATGCCAATGAGAAAGCACGAACGGCAGGGTTGCTTTGCAGTTCCCATGGTGCACTCCACCTTCCTGATCgacctgagaaaggaggcgtCCCAGGATCTCGCCTTCTACCCGCCTCACCCAGACTACACCTGGTCCTTTGATGACATCATCGTCTTCGCCTTCTCTGCCCGCATGGCTG ATGTGCAGATGTTCCTGTGTAACAAGGAGACCTACGGCTTCTTCCCGGTGCCCTTGCGCGCTCACAGCAGTCTGCTGGACGAGACCGAAAGCTTCCTGCACACGGTGCTCGAGGTCATGG TGAATCAGCCGCCTGCGGAGCCCTCCAGCTTTCTCTCGGTTGCCCAGAAGCATCCCGATAAGATGGCCTTCGATGAG GTGTTCATGATTAACCTGAAGCGGCGCACGGACCGCCGGGAGCGAATGCTACGCACGCTCTACGAACAGGAGATCGCTTGCAAAGTTGTGGACGCCGTGGACGGGAG GGCTCTGAATGTCAGTCAGATTGACGCCATGGGTATTCACATGCTGCCCGGCTACCAGGACCCCTACCACGGGCGCCCACTGACCAGGGGAGAGCTGGGCTGCTTCCTGTCCCACTACAACATCTGGAAGGAG GTTGTGGACAGGGGCCTGGAGACGTCCTTGGTGTTCGAGGACGACCTGCGCTTTGAGGTCTTCTTCAAGAGGCGCCTGCAGAACCTCATGTACGAGGTGCAGACCGAGGGGCTCGACTGGGACCTCAT ATACATCGGCCGCAAGAGGATGCAAGTGGACCACCCAGAGAAGGCGGTGCCCAACGTCCATAACCTGGTGGAGGCTGACTACTCGTACTGGACCTTGGCATATGCCATCTCCTTGCAGGGGGCACAGAAGCTGCTGAAGGCGGAGCCTCTTGGTAAAATCCTGCCCGTTGATGAGTTCCTGCCAGTGATGTACAACAAGCACCCGGT GTCCGACTACATGGAGCACTTTGAGACGCGGGACCTGCTGGCGTTTTCGGCCGAGCCCCTCCTGGTCTACCCGACGCACTACACGGGCGACAGCGGCTACATCAGCGACACGGAGACCTCCACCGTCTGGGACAACGAGGGGCTGAAGACGGACTGGGACCGCACCAAGTCGCGCAAGACTCAGGAGCAGGCGGAGCTGAGCAGCGAGGCGCAGAATTCGGACGTCCTGCAGTCGCCACTGGACAGCACGGCGCGTGACGAGTTGTGA